One genomic region from Salinicola endophyticus encodes:
- a CDS encoding SDR family oxidoreductase, producing MQTLDKVILITGASGGIGESIARELAAAGAKVMLGARRLDALERIATEIRADGGSVEIHALDVTDRDAMAAFAQAALTRWGRIDVLVNNAGIMPLSPLAACKLDEWERMVDVNIKGVLWGIGAVLPTMERQQAGQIINIASIGALQVMPTSAVYSATKFAVRAISDGLRQESPHLRVTCVNPGVVESDLASTITHEDTADLVAHYREVALKPVDIARAVRQVIEAPESVDTTEITIRPTASAN from the coding sequence ATGCAAACCCTCGACAAGGTCATCCTCATCACCGGCGCGAGTGGCGGTATCGGCGAGAGTATCGCCCGCGAGCTGGCCGCCGCCGGTGCCAAGGTCATGCTCGGTGCGCGCCGTCTCGACGCGCTGGAGCGTATCGCCACCGAGATCCGCGCCGACGGTGGCAGCGTCGAGATTCATGCCCTGGACGTCACCGACCGCGACGCCATGGCCGCCTTCGCCCAGGCCGCGCTGACGCGCTGGGGGCGTATCGATGTGCTGGTGAACAATGCCGGCATCATGCCGCTTTCCCCGCTCGCCGCCTGCAAGCTGGACGAGTGGGAGCGCATGGTCGACGTCAACATCAAGGGCGTGCTGTGGGGCATCGGCGCGGTGCTGCCGACCATGGAGCGCCAGCAGGCTGGGCAGATCATCAACATCGCCTCCATCGGCGCCCTGCAGGTGATGCCCACCTCGGCGGTGTACTCCGCCACCAAGTTCGCGGTGCGCGCGATATCCGACGGGCTGCGCCAGGAGAGCCCCCACCTGCGGGTAACCTGCGTCAACCCTGGCGTGGTCGAGAGCGATCTGGCCTCGACCATCACCCACGAAGACACCGCAGACCTCGTTGCGCACTATCGTGAAGTCGCGCTCAAGCCTGTCGATATCGCACGAGCGGTGCGCCAGGTGATCGAGGCCCCGGAGAGCGTCGATACCACGGAAATCACCATCCGCCCTACCGCCTCGGCCAACTAA